A window of Cellulomonas fimi contains these coding sequences:
- the nusB gene encoding transcription antitermination factor NusB has product MGARTKARKRALDVLFEADQRGLDPVTLLAQRIAEPGTEAALPQYAVELVEGVVAHRERIDELLATHAHGWTIDRMPAVDRALLRLGTWEVLYNDDVPDAVAVDEAVELARSLSTDDSPSFVNGLLGRIVDLKPTLLA; this is encoded by the coding sequence GTGGGAGCACGCACCAAGGCCCGCAAGCGGGCCCTCGACGTCCTCTTCGAGGCCGACCAGCGCGGGCTCGACCCGGTGACGCTGCTCGCGCAGCGCATCGCCGAGCCGGGCACGGAGGCGGCGCTGCCGCAGTACGCGGTCGAGCTCGTCGAGGGGGTCGTCGCCCACCGCGAGCGGATCGACGAGCTGCTCGCGACGCACGCGCACGGCTGGACGATCGACCGGATGCCCGCGGTCGACCGTGCGCTGCTGCGGCTCGGCACGTGGGAGGTGCTCTACAACGACGACGTGCCCGACGCGGTCGCGGTGGACGAGGCCGTGGAGCTCGCCCGGTCGTTGTCCACGGACGACTCGCCGTCGTTCGTCAACGGCCTGCTCGGCCGCATCGTCGACCTGAAGCCGACGCTGCTCGCCTGA
- a CDS encoding MvdC/MvdD family ATP grasp protein gives MILVESHEGDDHLAPVRTELERRGHDVVVLDSGRYPLTTGVTVAYDDGDEPGLAVTVDGKEHDLTGCRAAWWRRPLPYTLDPVVTDPAAQAFALTECDEGLRGLRALLPAVWVNDPDADTRASHKAYQLREARRAGLATPRTVMTNDPDRARAFVTAHGPGRTVYKSFLAQASAWRETRVLRPAEVDLLDAVRHAPVIFQEYVPGDVDLRVTVVGDTVHAAAIHSARTAYALDFRLELDTVPMEPYTLPTPVQDALLRLMRRLGLVYGAIDLRVRPDGEHVFFEVNPSGQWLFVEERTGLPLTRTFVDVLAGLDRAPDGCVTCEQNRTSPPGG, from the coding sequence CGCACGGAGCTCGAGCGCCGCGGTCACGACGTCGTGGTGCTCGACTCCGGGCGCTACCCGCTCACCACCGGCGTGACCGTCGCGTACGACGACGGCGACGAGCCCGGGCTCGCGGTCACCGTCGACGGCAAGGAGCACGACCTCACCGGCTGCCGCGCCGCGTGGTGGCGTCGCCCGCTCCCCTACACGCTCGACCCGGTCGTGACCGACCCGGCCGCACAGGCCTTCGCGCTCACCGAGTGCGACGAGGGTCTGCGCGGCCTGCGCGCACTCCTGCCCGCCGTGTGGGTCAACGACCCCGACGCCGACACGCGCGCCTCCCACAAGGCGTACCAGCTGCGCGAGGCGCGACGTGCGGGGCTCGCGACGCCCCGCACGGTCATGACGAACGACCCCGACCGGGCGCGCGCGTTCGTCACCGCGCACGGCCCCGGGCGCACCGTCTACAAGTCGTTCCTCGCGCAGGCGTCCGCATGGCGGGAGACCCGGGTGCTGCGGCCGGCCGAGGTCGACCTCCTCGACGCGGTGCGGCACGCACCCGTGATCTTCCAGGAGTACGTGCCCGGCGACGTCGACCTGCGCGTCACCGTCGTCGGCGACACCGTGCACGCCGCCGCGATCCACTCGGCCCGCACGGCGTACGCGCTGGACTTCCGGCTCGAGCTCGACACCGTCCCGATGGAGCCGTACACGCTCCCCACGCCCGTGCAGGACGCGCTGCTGCGCCTGATGCGCCGGCTCGGTCTCGTCTACGGGGCGATCGACCTGCGCGTGCGACCCGACGGCGAGCACGTGTTCTTCGAGGTCAACCCGTCCGGCCAGTGGCTGTTCGTCGAGGAGCGCACCGGCCTGCCCCTCACCCGCACGTTCGTGGACGTCCTCGCCGGGCTGGACCGCGCACCCGACGGCTGCGTCACGTGCGAGCAGAACCGGACGTCCCCGCCGGGCGGCTGA
- the efp gene encoding elongation factor P yields MATTNDLKNGTVLRIDGQLWTVVEFQHVKPGKGGAFVRTKLKNVLSGKVVDKTFNAGIKVETANVDKRDYQYLYKDGDDFVFMDTDTYDQLHVPAATVGDAANFMLENQSALVATNEGVPLYVELPPSVVLEVTYTEPGLQGDRSSAGTKPATLETGYEIQVPLFLEANTKVKVDTRDGSYLGRVND; encoded by the coding sequence GTGGCGACCACGAACGACCTCAAGAACGGCACCGTGCTGCGGATCGACGGGCAGCTGTGGACCGTCGTCGAGTTCCAGCACGTCAAGCCCGGCAAGGGCGGCGCGTTCGTCCGCACCAAGCTGAAGAACGTCCTCTCGGGCAAGGTCGTCGACAAGACGTTCAACGCCGGCATCAAGGTCGAGACGGCGAACGTCGACAAGCGCGACTACCAGTACCTGTACAAGGACGGCGACGACTTCGTGTTCATGGACACGGACACGTACGACCAGCTGCACGTGCCGGCCGCGACCGTGGGTGACGCCGCGAACTTCATGCTGGAGAACCAGAGCGCGCTCGTCGCGACCAACGAGGGCGTCCCGCTGTACGTCGAGCTCCCGCCGTCCGTCGTCCTCGAGGTCACGTACACCGAGCCGGGCCTGCAGGGCGACCGCTCGTCGGCGGGCACGAAGCCCGCGACGCTCGAGACGGGCTACGAGATCCAGGTGCCGCTGTTCCTCGAGGCGAACACCAAGGTCAAGGTCGACACCCGCGACGGCAGCTACCTGGGCCGCGTGAACGACTGA
- a CDS encoding type II 3-dehydroquinate dehydratase has translation MTRALVLNGPNLARLGSREPDVYGSASLDDLAASVEKWCVDLGIDADVRQTDDESQLVGWLHEAVDTRAHVVLNPAAFTHYSYALRDAAAQVTSAGLVLVEVHITNPYAREAFRHTSVVGAVSTGTVAGFGFDSYRLALTAVALRV, from the coding sequence ATGACGCGCGCGCTGGTGCTCAACGGTCCCAACCTCGCTCGGCTGGGCTCGCGGGAGCCGGACGTGTACGGCTCGGCGTCGCTCGACGACCTCGCGGCGTCCGTCGAGAAGTGGTGCGTGGACCTCGGCATCGACGCCGACGTGCGGCAGACCGACGACGAGTCGCAGCTGGTCGGCTGGCTGCACGAGGCCGTGGACACGCGCGCGCACGTCGTCCTCAACCCGGCTGCGTTCACGCACTACTCGTACGCGCTGCGCGACGCGGCGGCGCAGGTGACGTCGGCGGGCCTGGTCCTGGTCGAGGTGCACATCACCAACCCGTACGCGCGTGAGGCGTTCCGGCACACGTCGGTCGTCGGAGCCGTGTCGACGGGGACGGTCGCCGGGTTCGGGTTCGACTCGTACCGGCTGGCGCTGACCGCGGTCGCGCTGCGGGTCTGA
- a CDS encoding putative bifunctional diguanylate cyclase/phosphodiesterase, translating to MLGPVPVWVTVLQLLVAGLVAGFCVLHWLWRRGEAHHPGAAWTLLWSADVALLLLVGGLYPLVPAGLPRDAVEVTHGVLVAGFLLIALPAARAIGHGTPVRWWVAVATVLLVARTVSWFVPGAHTPLVDAGGLLGTILVVVVYVLVAFGRTPIGRLGTLLVIAGVESVALLLASVLLPEQPVSAILAALWAVPLAVGLEVLALRRLVGAQDTAARQHRMRDAVASLSNAAWFAKDPERLLLTARDAARAVLRDDTIEGSLRPIARGRFVAELYPAEGTDLDPHARSFLVDLAQIVAAAGERYHLNDRLHATAFSDPLTALPNRRAVEQHLTDVLDRANVERTRVAVVYCDVDGFKRVNDELGHARGDALLARVADHLRTVVTGEDVLVGRLGGDEFVAVVARAPEDAALVALARSLREGFEDRSHGGRATRLTVGVATWVPGDVVDPDALVRHADTAMLEAKRSRSGFRVFDRALRRRVEAERLQRVALEEAVALGQFTAHFQPVVDTATLEVLQVEALARWNHHGHLVLPADWLDLAEESGLIVPIGLAVLRESRRALDRFQMPVAVNVASRQLTEPDALEQFETAWGDSYWEHLTLEITESALVQTTQAVPVLSELRARGARVAVDDFGTGYSSISRLGRLPVDVLKVDRSFIREIDTERGRGAVRAILALAENHGLDVVAEGVETAAQLTTLVDLGVRRVQGNFLGRATPSLPVRGPRPVTEAIPVVPPARTLRSVPTARVGR from the coding sequence GTGCTGGGTCCCGTACCGGTGTGGGTCACCGTGCTGCAGCTGCTCGTCGCCGGTCTCGTGGCGGGCTTCTGCGTGCTGCACTGGCTCTGGCGGCGCGGCGAAGCCCACCACCCGGGGGCCGCGTGGACGCTGCTGTGGTCCGCGGACGTCGCCCTCCTGCTCCTCGTCGGCGGTCTCTACCCGCTCGTGCCGGCGGGTCTGCCCCGCGACGCCGTCGAGGTCACCCACGGCGTCCTCGTCGCGGGCTTCCTGCTCATCGCGCTGCCCGCAGCACGCGCCATCGGGCACGGGACCCCGGTGCGCTGGTGGGTCGCCGTCGCGACCGTCCTGCTCGTCGCGCGCACGGTGTCCTGGTTCGTGCCCGGCGCGCACACCCCGCTCGTCGACGCGGGCGGTCTGCTGGGCACGATCCTGGTGGTCGTCGTCTACGTGCTCGTCGCGTTCGGCCGGACACCGATCGGGCGGCTCGGCACGCTGCTCGTGATCGCCGGTGTCGAGTCGGTCGCGCTCCTCCTGGCCAGCGTGCTGCTGCCCGAGCAGCCGGTGAGCGCGATCCTCGCCGCGCTGTGGGCGGTGCCGCTCGCCGTCGGCCTCGAGGTGCTCGCGCTGCGCCGGCTCGTCGGCGCGCAGGACACCGCCGCCCGGCAGCACCGCATGCGCGACGCCGTCGCCAGCCTGTCCAACGCCGCGTGGTTCGCCAAGGACCCCGAACGACTGCTCCTCACCGCACGCGACGCCGCGCGCGCCGTGCTCCGCGACGACACCATCGAGGGCTCGCTGCGCCCCATCGCGCGCGGCCGGTTCGTCGCGGAGCTCTACCCCGCCGAGGGCACCGACCTCGACCCGCACGCCCGCAGCTTCCTCGTCGACCTCGCGCAGATCGTCGCCGCCGCCGGGGAGCGTTACCACCTCAACGACCGGCTGCACGCGACCGCGTTCTCCGACCCGCTCACCGCGCTGCCCAACCGGCGCGCGGTCGAGCAGCACCTGACCGACGTCCTCGACCGCGCGAACGTCGAACGGACACGTGTCGCCGTCGTCTACTGCGACGTCGACGGCTTCAAGCGCGTCAACGACGAGCTCGGCCACGCGCGCGGCGACGCGCTGCTGGCCCGGGTCGCCGACCACCTGCGCACCGTGGTGACCGGGGAGGACGTGCTCGTGGGCCGCCTCGGCGGGGACGAGTTCGTCGCCGTCGTCGCCCGTGCGCCCGAGGACGCCGCGCTCGTCGCGCTCGCCCGCTCGCTGCGCGAGGGCTTCGAGGACCGCTCGCACGGCGGCCGCGCGACGCGCCTCACCGTCGGCGTCGCGACCTGGGTGCCCGGCGACGTCGTCGACCCCGACGCCCTCGTCCGGCACGCCGACACCGCGATGCTCGAGGCGAAGCGGTCACGCAGCGGGTTCCGCGTCTTCGACCGGGCCCTGCGCCGCCGCGTCGAGGCGGAGCGGCTGCAGCGCGTCGCGCTCGAGGAGGCCGTCGCGCTCGGTCAGTTCACCGCGCACTTCCAGCCCGTCGTCGACACCGCGACGCTCGAGGTGCTGCAGGTCGAGGCGCTGGCACGGTGGAACCACCACGGGCACCTCGTGCTGCCCGCGGACTGGCTCGACCTCGCCGAGGAGTCCGGGCTGATCGTGCCGATCGGGCTCGCGGTGCTGCGCGAGAGCCGGCGCGCGCTCGACCGCTTCCAGATGCCCGTGGCGGTCAACGTCGCCTCGCGCCAGCTCACCGAGCCCGACGCGCTCGAGCAGTTCGAGACCGCGTGGGGCGACTCCTACTGGGAGCACCTCACGCTCGAGATCACCGAGAGCGCGCTCGTGCAGACCACCCAGGCCGTGCCCGTGCTGTCCGAGCTGCGCGCACGCGGGGCGCGCGTCGCCGTCGACGACTTCGGCACCGGCTACAGCTCGATCTCCCGCCTCGGACGGCTGCCCGTCGACGTGCTCAAGGTCGACCGCTCGTTCATCCGCGAGATCGACACCGAGCGCGGACGCGGCGCCGTGCGCGCGATCCTCGCGCTCGCCGAGAACCACGGCCTCGACGTCGTCGCCGAGGGCGTCGAGACGGCCGCGCAGCTCACGACGCTCGTCGACCTCGGGGTGCGGCGCGTGCAGGGCAACTTCCTCGGCCGCGCGACGCCGTCGCTGCCCGTGCGCGGGCCGCGCCCCGTGACCGAGGCGATCCCCGTCGTGCCGCCCGCGCGGACGCTCCGCAGCGTGCCGACGGCCCGCGTCGGTCGGTAG
- a CDS encoding shikimate kinase gives MTQAAGAGPRVVLVGPPGSGKSTVAHALGERWQLAVRDTDADVERTAGKPIAEIFVDDGEPHFRALERDAVAAALGDHDGVLALGGGAVLHADTRAALAAYRARGGAVVFLDVTLAHAAPRVGFNQSRPLLLGNPRARWQALMEERRPVYEEVATLRVLTDGLRPADVAVAVEDGLTALRVGDGPAAVTEEER, from the coding sequence GTGACGCAGGCGGCGGGCGCGGGCCCGCGCGTCGTCCTCGTCGGTCCGCCCGGCTCGGGCAAGTCCACCGTCGCGCACGCGCTCGGCGAGCGGTGGCAGCTGGCGGTGCGGGACACGGACGCGGACGTCGAGCGGACGGCGGGCAAGCCGATCGCCGAGATCTTCGTCGACGACGGCGAGCCGCACTTCCGCGCGCTGGAGCGGGACGCGGTGGCCGCGGCCCTCGGCGACCACGACGGGGTGCTGGCGCTCGGCGGCGGTGCCGTGCTGCACGCCGACACCCGGGCGGCACTGGCGGCGTACCGGGCGCGGGGCGGTGCGGTCGTGTTCCTCGACGTGACGCTCGCGCACGCGGCGCCGAGGGTCGGGTTCAACCAGTCGCGGCCGCTGCTGCTCGGCAACCCGCGGGCGCGCTGGCAGGCGCTCATGGAGGAGCGGCGGCCGGTGTACGAGGAGGTCGCGACGCTGCGCGTGCTGACCGACGGCCTGCGGCCGGCGGACGTCGCGGTCGCGGTGGAGGACGGCCTGACGGCCCTGCGGGTGGGCGACGGCCCCGCCGCTGTCACGGAGGAGGAGCGATGA
- the aroB gene encoding 3-dehydroquinate synthase, translated as MSTTVRVAGEQPYDVVIGRHLLGELSGLLGEGVRRVLVVHPAALATSAEAVREDLLAHGYEAFAAEVPDAEAAKTAQVAAFLWGVLGQADFTRSDAVVALGGGATTDLGGFVAATWLRGITVVQVPTTLLAMVDAAVGGKTGINTAEGKNLVGAFHPPAGVLCDLAALESLPPHDFVAGLAEVVKCGFIADPRILELVEQNVDLLRDPVAAASSPVLAELVERAVAVKARVVGEDLKESDLREILNYGHTFGHAVEQVERFQWRHGAAVSVGMVFAAELARLAGRLSDEVVERHRSVLTSLGLPVAYRGDRWERLLAAMRRDKKTRGDVLRFVVLEDVGRPTRLEGPDPTLLAAAYAEVSEGAAAPSRAVSL; from the coding sequence ATGAGCACGACGGTCCGGGTGGCGGGGGAGCAGCCCTACGACGTGGTGATCGGGCGGCACCTGCTGGGCGAGCTGTCGGGGCTCCTGGGTGAGGGCGTGCGCCGCGTGCTCGTCGTGCACCCGGCGGCGCTCGCGACGTCGGCCGAGGCGGTCCGCGAGGACCTGCTGGCGCACGGGTACGAGGCGTTCGCGGCCGAGGTGCCGGACGCGGAGGCCGCGAAGACGGCACAGGTCGCGGCGTTCCTCTGGGGCGTCCTGGGCCAGGCGGACTTCACGCGCTCGGACGCGGTGGTCGCCCTCGGCGGCGGCGCGACGACGGACCTCGGCGGTTTCGTCGCGGCGACGTGGCTGCGCGGCATCACGGTCGTCCAGGTCCCGACGACGCTGCTCGCGATGGTCGACGCGGCCGTCGGCGGGAAGACGGGCATCAACACCGCCGAGGGCAAGAACCTCGTCGGGGCGTTCCACCCGCCGGCGGGCGTGCTGTGCGACCTCGCGGCGCTCGAGTCGCTCCCGCCGCACGACTTCGTCGCGGGCCTCGCCGAGGTCGTCAAGTGCGGCTTCATCGCGGACCCGCGGATCCTCGAGCTCGTCGAGCAGAACGTCGACCTGCTGCGCGACCCGGTCGCGGCGGCGTCGTCGCCCGTGCTCGCGGAGCTGGTCGAGCGCGCGGTCGCGGTGAAGGCGCGCGTCGTGGGCGAGGACCTCAAGGAGTCGGACCTGCGCGAGATCCTCAACTACGGGCACACGTTCGGGCACGCGGTGGAGCAGGTCGAGCGCTTCCAGTGGCGGCACGGTGCCGCGGTGTCGGTCGGCATGGTGTTCGCGGCGGAGCTCGCCCGGCTCGCGGGCCGGCTCTCGGACGAGGTGGTCGAGCGGCACCGGTCGGTGCTCACGTCGCTGGGGCTGCCGGTCGCGTACCGCGGGGACCGCTGGGAGCGGCTGCTGGCCGCGATGCGCCGGGACAAGAAGACGCGCGGGGATGTGCTGCGGTTCGTCGTCCTGGAGGACGTCGGACGCCCGACGCGGCTGGAGGGACCCGACCCGACGCTGCTCGCCGCCGCGTACGCCGAGGTCAGCGAGGGCGCCGCGGCGCCGTCGCGCGCGGTGTCGCTGTGA
- the pilM gene encoding type IV pilus assembly protein PilM gives MATTRVIGLDIGSSSVRAAELEFGSGGPTGKTPPTLVRLGQVPLPIGAVRDGEVVQPETVASALRQLWAQAKFESKDVVIGVGNQRVIVRELDLPWMPLAQLKASLPYQVGDSLPMSTDDALLDYYPTAEFDGPQGRSVQGMLVAAQRDTVNANVMAVESAGLRPRMVDLNAFALVRALTRGELAGATAAFVDIGASITTVVISSHGTPRLVRSLPSGGHNVTAAVASALGVPLPEAEAIKREVGIGFAVGPDRTSASEAVSAVVRALVESVRNTFVYYAGNNAGAPIDVVVLTGGGSHLPGLGQYLSSASRLPVTLGDPLAGLRSAKTVQREALNGHESVVALPVGLAYGVAA, from the coding sequence CGGCCCGACGGGCAAGACACCTCCGACGCTCGTGCGCCTCGGCCAGGTCCCGCTGCCCATCGGGGCCGTGCGGGACGGCGAGGTCGTGCAGCCCGAGACGGTCGCGTCCGCGCTCCGCCAGCTCTGGGCGCAGGCGAAGTTCGAGTCCAAGGACGTCGTCATCGGCGTCGGCAACCAGCGCGTCATCGTCCGCGAGCTCGACCTGCCGTGGATGCCCCTCGCGCAGCTGAAGGCGTCGCTGCCCTACCAGGTGGGCGACTCGCTGCCGATGTCGACCGACGACGCGCTCCTCGACTACTACCCGACGGCCGAGTTCGACGGCCCGCAGGGGCGCAGCGTCCAGGGCATGCTCGTCGCCGCGCAGCGGGACACCGTCAACGCCAACGTCATGGCGGTCGAGAGCGCGGGCCTGCGACCCCGCATGGTCGACCTCAACGCGTTCGCGCTCGTCCGGGCGCTCACGCGTGGCGAGCTCGCCGGCGCGACGGCCGCGTTCGTCGACATCGGCGCGTCCATCACCACGGTCGTCATCTCGTCGCACGGGACCCCGCGGCTCGTCCGCTCGCTGCCGTCCGGCGGCCACAACGTCACCGCCGCGGTCGCGAGCGCCCTCGGCGTCCCGCTGCCCGAGGCCGAGGCCATCAAGCGCGAGGTCGGGATCGGCTTCGCGGTCGGCCCCGACCGGACGTCGGCGTCCGAGGCGGTCAGCGCGGTCGTCCGCGCGCTCGTCGAGTCGGTCCGCAACACGTTCGTCTACTACGCCGGCAACAACGCCGGCGCGCCGATCGACGTCGTCGTCCTCACCGGCGGCGGCTCGCACCTGCCGGGCCTGGGCCAGTACCTGTCGAGCGCCAGCCGGCTCCCCGTCACCCTCGGTGACCCGCTCGCCGGGCTGCGGTCCGCGAAGACCGTGCAGCGCGAGGCGCTGAACGGGCACGAGAGCGTCGTCGCCCTCCCCGTCGGTCTCGCGTACGGAGTCGCCGCATGA
- a CDS encoding fimbrial assembly protein, whose product MSTLLVKPRATKSGGTTLGATLPQVNLLPPEVRVARGLRTTKRWLGISLVLVVVACVGVYGMSLLSAASAAGELVEAQDETLRLQNEQAKYAEVPQVLGALERTEQGITFGMSTDVEWKPYVDAVAAVLPPNVSIDSLMLTFATPMTAAAPASDPLQTAGVGQIQFTVRSAQMPDTAAWVDALNSVPGFADSWVSSATVTEDEGGAYFTVAGTVQVLDTALSHKFDTFGEEG is encoded by the coding sequence ATGAGCACGCTCCTCGTCAAGCCCCGTGCCACCAAGAGCGGTGGCACCACCCTCGGCGCAACGCTCCCGCAGGTCAACCTGCTGCCGCCCGAGGTCCGCGTCGCCCGCGGGCTGCGCACCACCAAGCGGTGGCTCGGGATCAGCCTGGTGCTCGTCGTCGTGGCGTGCGTCGGCGTCTACGGCATGTCGCTGCTGTCCGCCGCGTCCGCGGCGGGCGAGCTCGTCGAGGCGCAGGACGAGACGCTGCGCCTGCAGAACGAGCAGGCGAAGTACGCCGAGGTCCCGCAGGTGCTCGGGGCGCTCGAGCGCACCGAGCAGGGCATCACGTTCGGCATGAGCACGGACGTCGAGTGGAAGCCCTACGTCGACGCGGTCGCGGCGGTCCTGCCGCCCAACGTCAGCATCGACTCGCTCATGCTCACGTTCGCGACGCCCATGACGGCGGCCGCCCCCGCGAGCGACCCGCTGCAGACGGCGGGCGTGGGGCAGATCCAGTTCACGGTGCGCAGCGCCCAGATGCCCGACACGGCCGCGTGGGTCGACGCGCTGAACTCGGTGCCGGGCTTCGCCGACAGCTGGGTCTCGTCGGCGACGGTCACCGAGGACGAGGGCGGCGCGTACTTCACGGTCGCCGGCACGGTGCAGGTGCTCGACACGGCGCTCTCGCACAAGTTCGACACGTTCGGCGAGGAGGGCTGA
- the aroC gene encoding chorismate synthase codes for MLRWLTSGESHGPALVGILEGVPADVEVRSSDIQEALARRRLGYGRGARMKFEQDEVRLLGGVRHGRTQGGPVAIEIGNTEWPKWVDVMSSDPVDDPEVLNRARNAPLTRPRPGHADLVGMRKYGFDDARPVLERASARETATRVALGTVAARLLDQAAGVRLVSHVVGIGPVATPEDAALPTPDDVAALDADPVRCFDASTSAAMVAEIDQCHKDGDTLGGVVEVLVYGLPSGLGSYVHADRRLDARLAGALMGIQAIKGVEVGDGFRTAARRGSAAHDEIERDASGRIVRRTNRAGGVEGGMTNGEILRVRAAMKPISTVPRALATVDTATGEAAKAQHQRSDVCAVPPAAVVAEAMVALVVADALLEKTGGDSVAEVRRNLDAYVASIPSLLS; via the coding sequence ATGCTGCGTTGGTTGACGTCCGGTGAGTCCCACGGCCCGGCGCTCGTCGGGATCCTCGAGGGAGTCCCGGCGGACGTCGAGGTGCGCTCGTCCGACATCCAGGAGGCGCTCGCGCGCCGTCGGCTCGGGTACGGGCGCGGCGCCCGGATGAAGTTCGAGCAGGACGAGGTGCGGCTGCTGGGCGGCGTGCGCCACGGGCGCACCCAGGGCGGGCCGGTGGCGATCGAGATCGGCAACACCGAGTGGCCCAAGTGGGTCGACGTGATGTCGTCGGACCCGGTCGACGACCCCGAGGTGCTGAACCGCGCCCGCAACGCGCCGCTCACGCGCCCGCGCCCCGGCCACGCGGACCTCGTCGGGATGCGCAAGTACGGCTTCGACGACGCGCGTCCCGTGCTCGAGCGCGCGAGCGCCCGCGAGACGGCGACGCGCGTCGCGCTGGGGACGGTCGCGGCCCGGCTGCTCGACCAGGCCGCCGGCGTGCGGCTGGTCTCGCACGTCGTGGGCATCGGGCCGGTCGCGACGCCCGAGGACGCGGCGCTCCCCACGCCCGACGACGTCGCGGCGCTCGACGCCGACCCGGTGCGCTGCTTCGACGCCTCGACGTCGGCCGCGATGGTCGCCGAGATCGACCAGTGCCACAAGGACGGCGACACGCTCGGCGGCGTCGTCGAGGTGCTCGTCTACGGCCTGCCGTCGGGGCTCGGCTCCTACGTGCACGCGGACCGGCGTCTCGACGCGCGCCTCGCGGGCGCGCTCATGGGCATCCAGGCCATCAAGGGCGTGGAGGTCGGCGACGGCTTCCGCACGGCCGCCCGCCGGGGGTCCGCGGCGCACGACGAGATCGAGCGCGACGCGTCGGGGCGGATCGTGCGGCGCACGAACCGCGCGGGCGGCGTCGAGGGCGGCATGACGAACGGGGAGATCCTGCGGGTCCGGGCCGCCATGAAGCCGATCTCGACCGTGCCGCGCGCGCTCGCCACGGTCGACACCGCGACGGGCGAGGCCGCGAAGGCGCAGCACCAGCGCTCCGACGTGTGCGCGGTTCCGCCGGCGGCCGTGGTGGCCGAGGCGATGGTCGCGCTCGTCGTCGCGGACGCGCTGCTGGAGAAGACGGGTGGCGACTCCGTGGCGGAGGTGCGGCGCAACCTCGACGCCTACGTCGCCTCGATCCCGTCGCTGCTCTCGTGA